The Heptranchias perlo isolate sHepPer1 chromosome 17, sHepPer1.hap1, whole genome shotgun sequence genome has a segment encoding these proteins:
- the LOC137334037 gene encoding transforming protein RhoA-like, with protein MAAIRKKLVIVGDGACGKTCLLIVFSKDQFPEVYVPTVFENYVADIEVDGKQVELALWDTAGQEDYDRLRPLSYPDTDVILMCFSIDSPDSLENIPEKWTPEVKHFCPSVPIILVGNKKDLRNDEHTRRELAKMKQEPVKPEEGKEMVTKICAYGYMECSAKTKDGVREVFEMATRAALQAKRPRHKAFCSVL; from the exons ATGGCAGCCATACGCAAAAAACTGGTTATAGTCGGTGATGGTGCCTGTGGGAAGACGTGTCTGTTAATCGTCTTCAGTAAAGACCAGTTCCCTGAGGTGTATGTTCCAACGGTTTTTGAAAATTATGTAGCAGATATTGAAGTGGATGGAAAACAG GTTGAACTGGCTCTTTGGGACACAGCAGGTCAGGAAGATTATGATCGACTTAGGCCTCTCTCCTATCCAGATACAGATGTTATTCTAATGTGTTTTTCTATTGATAGTCCTGACAGTTTAG AAAATATCCCAGAAAAGTGGACTCcagaagtgaaacatttttgccctAGCGTGCCCATTATACTCGTTGGGAACAAAAAAGACCTGAGGAATGATGAGCACACACGAAGGGAACTGGCAAAGATGAAGCAG GAGCCTGTAAAACCTGAAGAAGGCAAAGAGATGGTCACCAAGATTTGTGCATACGGCTACATGGAATGCTCAGCAAAAACTAAAGATGGCGTGAGAGAAGTTTTTGAAATGGCCACACGGGCTGCCTTGCAAGCTAAGCGCCCTAGGCATAAGGCTTTTTGTAGTGTTCTATAA